In one Candidatus Omnitrophota bacterium genomic region, the following are encoded:
- a CDS encoding protein-L-isoaspartate(D-aspartate) O-methyltransferase has protein sequence MEPDFEKTRNAMVDEQLIVRGISDKRVLDAFRKVPRHEFIPTRDREYAYSDYPLPIGYGQTISQPYMAALMTECLGLKGDEKILEIGTGSGYQAAILADLAGKVFSVERIEALASAAKKVLGYLGYRNIAITVGDGTLGLEEKAPYDGIIVTAGAPAIPDAIIGQLKEKGRLVIPVGGNFNQVLTIVEKNGDSVNIQEICGCVFVPLIEDKGWPGAKAG, from the coding sequence ATGGAGCCGGACTTTGAAAAGACGCGCAATGCTATGGTTGACGAGCAACTCATCGTCCGCGGCATATCCGACAAACGTGTTCTGGACGCCTTCCGTAAGGTGCCCAGGCATGAATTTATACCAACCAGGGACCGCGAATACGCGTATAGCGATTATCCTCTTCCAATAGGATACGGCCAGACCATCTCGCAGCCATATATGGCAGCTTTGATGACAGAATGTTTGGGCCTTAAAGGCGATGAGAAGATCCTGGAGATAGGCACAGGCAGCGGATACCAGGCGGCGATATTGGCTGATCTGGCTGGCAAGGTATTCTCGGTCGAGAGGATCGAGGCATTGGCTTCTGCGGCAAAGAAAGTCCTTGGATACCTGGGGTATAGGAATATTGCGATTACGGTGGGCGACGGCACGCTGGGCCTGGAAGAGAAGGCTCCTTACGACGGTATAATAGTAACAGCGGGAGCGCCTGCAATACCCGATGCCATTATCGGGCAGCTTAAGGAAAAGGGCCGGCTTGTTATACCGGTAGGCGGAAATTTTAATCAGGTCCTCACTATAGTCGAAAAAAACGGCGATTCGGTTAATATTCAAGAAATATGCGGCTGCGTATTTGTCCCGTTAATAGAAGACAAGGGGTGGCCAGGCGCAAAGGCCGGATAA
- a CDS encoding glycosyltransferase family 2 protein: protein MSSTCVLIPSYNEARSIGGIVRELKEKGLDVFVVDDGSTDNTASIAESQGAIVVKHKVNKGKGASLQEGFKHILKKNFDAVMIMDGDGQHKVSDIDGFLSKMEETGADVIIGNRMMDISSMPLIRIHTNRFMSNLISIICGQKIPDSQCGFRLIKREVLDKIRLTSSNYEIESELIIEAAKKGFKVESVPIMTVYEDEKSKINPVIDTLRFLFFLIKLSLRK from the coding sequence ATGAGTTCGACGTGCGTCCTGATACCGTCTTATAATGAGGCCAGGTCAATAGGCGGCATTGTGAGGGAGCTTAAAGAGAAGGGGTTAGACGTTTTTGTGGTGGACGACGGTTCAACCGACAATACGGCCTCGATAGCCGAATCCCAGGGCGCGATCGTAGTCAAACATAAGGTCAACAAGGGCAAAGGGGCCTCATTACAGGAAGGCTTTAAACATATCTTGAAAAAAAACTTTGACGCAGTCATGATAATGGACGGCGACGGCCAGCACAAGGTATCCGACATAGACGGTTTTTTAAGCAAGATGGAAGAAACGGGCGCCGACGTCATTATCGGCAACAGGATGATGGACATATCTTCTATGCCGTTAATAAGGATACACACAAACCGTTTTATGTCTAATCTTATCTCCATAATATGCGGCCAGAAGATCCCCGACAGTCAGTGTGGTTTCAGGCTTATAAAGAGAGAGGTTTTAGATAAGATAAGGCTGACATCTTCCAACTACGAAATAGAATCCGAGCTCATCATCGAAGCCGCCAAGAAAGGTTTCAAAGTGGAGTCGGTCCCGATAATGACCGTATATGAAGATGAGAAGAGCAAGATAAATCCTGTCATCGATACCTTGAGATTTCTGTTTTTTTTGATAAAGCTGAGTTTGAGGAAATGA
- the cobO gene encoding cob(I)yrinic acid a,c-diamide adenosyltransferase yields the protein MRKRLKDGLVQVYTGNGKGKTTAALGLALRASGAGLKICFFQFIKRGDYSEKKALANIKNITVIQCGRGCFVKGKPRAKDIRLAQVGLDRCAAIIRSGEYDIVILDEINIAAKIGLVRVKDVIDVISDRPNFVEVVLTGRYCPAAIKSRADLVTNMRDVRHPFRKHIHARRGIEF from the coding sequence ATGCGAAAAAGATTAAAAGATGGGCTGGTGCAGGTATACACAGGGAACGGCAAAGGGAAGACTACCGCAGCATTAGGCCTGGCTTTAAGGGCCTCCGGCGCAGGTCTCAAGATATGTTTCTTCCAATTCATCAAGCGCGGCGACTACAGCGAGAAAAAGGCGCTGGCAAATATCAAAAATATTACGGTCATACAATGCGGCCGAGGTTGTTTTGTTAAGGGGAAGCCGCGCGCTAAAGATATAAGATTGGCTCAGGTCGGCCTCGATAGATGCGCCGCGATCATAAGGTCCGGGGAATATGATATTGTTATATTGGATGAGATAAACATAGCCGCAAAGATCGGATTGGTCAGAGTAAAAGATGTCATTGATGTTATAAGCGATAGGCCAAATTTTGTCGAAGTAGTTCTTACCGGCCGTTATTGCCCCGCAGCCATTAAATCACGCGCCGATCTAGTGACTAATATGAGAGATGTACGCCACCCGTTCCGGAAGCACATTCACGCTCGTCGAGGCATCGAATTTTAG
- a CDS encoding lysophospholipid acyltransferase family protein has protein sequence MLYILYRIAYFLALMLPLKAAYWLACRIAGLWCRISRKDRMVIMNNMKTVLGDRISNDRAKILTKEVFRNFAKYLVDFFRFSLIDREFIKKFVKVDGLSNLDEALRRGKGVIALSAHIGNWELGGAVLPSIGYPTSAVVLSHQDKNINEFFKRQRLKCRMKPIEIGISLKSCYVALKNNEVLALLGDRDFTKNGIAADFFGKKASIPKGPAVFSYRIGSAIVPTFMLREDDDTFRFVFDKPIYPNTDGDERAETISLTKKIVSVMEDYVRRYPTQWYVFKDIWSNDEFDVRPDTVL, from the coding sequence ATGCTATACATTTTATACAGAATCGCCTATTTTCTCGCGCTGATGCTTCCGCTTAAGGCGGCATACTGGCTCGCCTGCAGGATCGCAGGTCTGTGGTGCCGTATTTCGCGGAAGGACAGGATGGTAATAATGAATAATATGAAGACCGTCCTGGGAGACAGGATATCGAACGACCGGGCAAAAATTCTGACGAAGGAAGTATTCAGGAATTTCGCGAAATACCTGGTAGACTTTTTCCGATTTTCCCTGATCGACCGGGAATTCATAAAAAAATTTGTTAAAGTGGACGGCCTGTCTAATCTGGATGAGGCCCTTCGGCGCGGTAAGGGTGTCATAGCCCTGTCGGCCCATATAGGTAACTGGGAGCTGGGCGGAGCGGTCCTGCCGTCTATCGGCTATCCGACCAGCGCGGTGGTATTGTCGCATCAGGATAAGAATATCAACGAGTTCTTTAAGCGGCAGAGGCTCAAATGCAGGATGAAGCCTATAGAAATAGGTATTTCGCTGAAGAGCTGTTACGTTGCGTTAAAGAACAATGAAGTGCTGGCCCTTCTCGGCGATAGGGATTTTACGAAGAACGGTATTGCCGCCGATTTTTTCGGCAAGAAAGCGTCCATACCGAAAGGGCCGGCGGTATTCAGCTACAGGATAGGCTCTGCCATAGTCCCCACTTTCATGTTGAGAGAGGATGACGACACATTCAGGTTTGTATTTGATAAGCCGATATATCCGAATACGGACGGCGATGAGAGAGCTGAAACCATCTCCCTGACGAAAAAGATCGTCTCTGTAATGGAGGATTACGTCAGGCGATATCCGACCCAATGGTATGTATTTAAAGACATATGGAGTAACGATGAGTTCGACGTGCGTCCTGATACCGTCTTATAA
- the lipA gene encoding lipoyl synthase encodes MYIEKRRPSWLKKRLVLSDNVKQMKSILSGVDTVCESSLCPNLNECYSRMFATFLILGANCTRACSFCSVDNNVPKAVDPKEPKKIVSIVKKIGLKYVVITSVTRDDLPDGGASQFARVVRSLKRYRQDIKVEVLVPDFNGNKKSLEKVFDAGPDIFGHNTETVKRLYPLVRRGADYTRSLDVLRAARDFPGRHLVKSALMLGLGETDDETIAAMTDIRKAGCDILTIGQYLRPRMANMPVSRYLKLPEFEKFKQIGRGLGFKYVSSGPFVRSSYFAEEAYFKCINAPGVADERVCGIMMLARL; translated from the coding sequence GATACGGTATGCGAGTCGAGCCTCTGCCCGAATTTAAACGAGTGTTATTCAAGGATGTTCGCGACATTTTTAATTCTTGGGGCCAACTGCACCCGGGCCTGCAGTTTTTGTTCGGTTGATAATAACGTCCCAAAGGCCGTGGACCCTAAAGAGCCCAAAAAAATCGTCTCGATAGTGAAGAAGATCGGACTTAAATATGTTGTTATAACCTCGGTCACTCGCGATGACCTGCCGGATGGAGGCGCTTCGCAGTTTGCTAGGGTGGTCCGTTCCCTGAAGAGATACCGGCAGGACATAAAAGTAGAGGTGCTGGTCCCTGATTTCAACGGGAATAAAAAATCGTTGGAGAAGGTCTTTGATGCCGGGCCCGATATTTTCGGGCATAATACGGAGACCGTAAAACGGCTGTATCCTCTCGTAAGGCGAGGGGCGGATTATACCAGGTCCCTGGATGTCTTAAGGGCCGCAAGAGATTTTCCCGGCAGGCACCTTGTGAAGAGCGCTTTGATGCTGGGGCTGGGCGAAACGGATGACGAGACAATAGCTGCAATGACGGATATCAGGAAAGCCGGGTGCGACATATTGACTATCGGGCAGTACCTGAGGCCGCGGATGGCCAATATGCCTGTAAGCCGTTATTTAAAGCTGCCCGAGTTTGAGAAGTTTAAACAGATAGGCCGTGGGCTCGGGTTCAAATATGTAAGTTCCGGCCCTTTTGTCCGGAGCTCATATTTTGCGGAAGAGGCGTATTTCAAATGCATTAACGCTCCCGGCGTCGCGGACGAACGAGTCTGCGGCATAATGATGCTGGCCAGGCTGTAA
- a CDS encoding glycosyltransferase, whose translation MSPKKVLLLYISEHSGHHCASLAIEKALRALEPSIETMNINSFNYTNPILEKVINRAYMGVVKRTPEIWDYLYDNPKVLKNTQRLRQMIHRFNKGKLKTLLDDFMPDAIVCTQAFPCGMIADYKKTYGLDIPLIGVLTDYAPHSYWIYNNVDLYVVPSDATGAKLIANGIEPSRIGSFGIPIDTRFQSFTDRNMLLARYGLDEDVPCVLIMGGTQGLGPIKEMSRSLDRAYLNLQAVIVTGTNKRLYKWLKGRRFRKKIVALPYADNVNELMEMATVVITKAGGITTAEALAKGVPMLVVNSLPGQEAMNTVFLLSEGVAVRAESPADVEAILEELLYNKNKLKAMSDKARSLARPDSSVNIAKTVLKLIHKR comes from the coding sequence ATGAGTCCCAAGAAAGTACTTCTGCTGTATATATCCGAGCATTCCGGTCATCACTGCGCAAGCCTTGCGATAGAGAAGGCCCTTCGCGCGTTAGAACCTTCCATAGAAACGATGAACATCAATTCTTTCAATTACACCAACCCGATCCTTGAGAAGGTCATAAACAGGGCTTATATGGGTGTTGTAAAACGGACCCCGGAGATATGGGATTATCTTTACGATAATCCGAAAGTATTGAAGAATACGCAAAGACTGAGGCAGATGATACACAGGTTCAATAAGGGCAAATTGAAGACCTTGCTCGATGATTTTATGCCTGATGCCATTGTATGCACTCAGGCATTTCCCTGCGGCATGATAGCCGACTACAAGAAGACCTACGGCCTCGATATCCCGTTGATAGGCGTGCTCACTGATTACGCGCCCCACTCGTACTGGATATATAATAACGTGGATCTTTATGTCGTTCCGTCGGATGCTACAGGCGCCAAGCTGATAGCGAACGGCATTGAGCCTTCAAGAATAGGCTCTTTCGGCATACCCATAGACACGCGTTTCCAGTCGTTTACAGACAGGAATATGCTGCTGGCGCGGTACGGCCTTGACGAGGATGTGCCCTGCGTATTGATCATGGGCGGAACTCAAGGGCTGGGACCTATAAAAGAGATGTCCAGGTCGCTTGACAGGGCATATCTTAACCTTCAGGCTGTCATTGTAACGGGAACGAATAAAAGATTGTATAAGTGGCTTAAAGGCAGGCGTTTCCGAAAGAAGATCGTCGCGCTTCCGTACGCTGATAACGTGAACGAGTTGATGGAGATGGCGACGGTCGTCATTACAAAGGCCGGCGGGATAACTACTGCCGAAGCTCTGGCAAAAGGCGTTCCGATGCTCGTGGTCAACTCCCTCCCCGGGCAAGAGGCGATGAATACCGTATTTTTACTTAGCGAAGGCGTCGCGGTCAGGGCTGAAAGCCCGGCGGATGTGGAAGCGATCCTCGAGGAACTGTTGTATAACAAGAATAAGCTTAAGGCTATGAGCGATAAGGCCCGGTCTCTTGCCAGGCCGGACAGTTCTGTCAACATAGCCAAAACCGTCCTCAAACTGATCCATAAAAGATAA
- a CDS encoding biotin/lipoyl-containing protein translates to MTDVKLPPIAEGVDKASVSYLHHNAGDNVKSGEDLIEFVTDKATFNVPAPVSGLLKEVLVSEGDEVKVGQVLARIE, encoded by the coding sequence ATGACGGACGTAAAGCTGCCTCCCATAGCGGAAGGCGTGGATAAAGCCAGTGTGTCGTACCTGCATCACAATGCGGGTGATAATGTTAAATCCGGGGAAGACCTTATAGAGTTTGTTACAGATAAGGCGACTTTCAACGTGCCCGCTCCCGTATCCGGTTTGCTTAAAGAAGTGCTTGTCAGTGAAGGCGACGAGGTAAAGGTCGGCCAGGTCCTCGCGAGGATAGAGTAG